From the Leptospira biflexa serovar Patoc strain 'Patoc 1 (Paris)' genome, one window contains:
- a CDS encoding PAS domain-containing protein, with protein sequence MDNKLEEIYFELGQRQFAIDQHAIVAITNLNADIIYANRKFCEISKYSRNELIGKNHRIINSGYHPADFFKNLYKTIKSSKTWHGEIRNKAKDGSFYWVATTIAPIKNARGEIEKYLSIRTDITEIKEADEKIKSLLKEKALILIEVHHRIKNNMNTIYSLLKIEANSQEDKAHKMTCPRLLDQILS encoded by the coding sequence TTGGATAATAAACTTGAGGAAATTTATTTTGAATTAGGACAAAGACAGTTTGCAATCGATCAACATGCAATTGTTGCGATTACGAATTTGAATGCAGATATAATTTATGCTAATCGAAAGTTTTGTGAAATCAGTAAGTATTCGCGAAATGAATTAATTGGAAAAAATCATCGCATAATCAATTCAGGATACCATCCAGCTGATTTTTTTAAGAATTTGTACAAAACGATCAAGTCCAGTAAAACATGGCATGGAGAGATTAGAAACAAAGCTAAGGATGGAAGTTTCTACTGGGTAGCAACAACAATTGCTCCAATCAAAAATGCGCGTGGAGAAATTGAGAAATATCTTTCAATAAGAACCGATATAACGGAAATTAAAGAAGCAGATGAGAAAATAAAATCACTTTTAAAAGAAAAGGCTCTAATCTTAATCGAGGTGCATCATCGAATCAAAAACAACATGAATACAATTTATAGTCTGTTAAAAATAGAGGCAAATTCACAAGAGGACAAAGCACATAAAATGACCTGCCCCCGTTTGTTGGACCAAATATTAAGTTAG
- a CDS encoding IS3 family transposase: protein MLNEEGISKRRGLKLLDFPKSTYYFNPKKEDETVVNEIRRLAFKRKRAGYIMIYKSMRKAGWRINHKKVCRLYSQEGLKIRTKPRKKRKLADSKPIPIPTRPNEVWAIDFLHERTIDGRKARILSGVDLCTRENVVLSADYSISSERLIRFLESLPELPKSFITDNGPEFTSRVFINWLSKNNIGISYIDPGKPTQNAFVESFNGKLRSECLQLSFCRDLTELRNELSKFQKDYNEERLHSSLNYLTPLEFKAKYGN from the coding sequence CTGTTAAACGAGGAAGGTATTTCAAAAAGGCGAGGCCTGAAGCTCTTAGATTTTCCGAAGTCTACGTACTACTTCAATCCGAAAAAAGAAGATGAGACAGTTGTAAATGAAATCCGTAGACTTGCCTTCAAACGCAAACGAGCAGGATATATAATGATTTATAAATCCATGCGTAAAGCTGGATGGAGAATTAATCATAAAAAAGTATGCAGATTATACTCGCAAGAAGGCTTAAAAATAAGGACAAAACCAAGGAAGAAACGGAAATTAGCTGATAGTAAACCTATTCCAATTCCAACTCGACCGAATGAAGTTTGGGCAATAGATTTTCTTCATGAACGAACTATAGATGGTAGGAAGGCACGAATTCTATCTGGGGTCGATCTATGCACCAGAGAAAATGTTGTTTTATCAGCAGACTATTCTATTTCTTCTGAAAGATTAATTCGATTCTTAGAATCATTGCCTGAACTTCCAAAATCGTTTATCACTGACAATGGTCCTGAATTCACTTCAAGAGTCTTTATTAATTGGTTATCCAAGAATAATATAGGAATATCCTATATTGACCCAGGTAAACCAACACAAAATGCATTCGTTGAAAGCTTCAATGGTAAGCTAAGATCTGAATGTTTGCAATTGAGCTTCTGTCGGGATTTGACTGAACTTAGAAATGAACTTTCTAAATTCCAAAAGGACTACAATGAAGAACGTCTACATTCTTCTTTAAATTATTTGACTCCCTTAGAGTTCAAAGCGAAGTATGGAAATTAA
- a CDS encoding PAS domain S-box protein, whose product MNQIKYLDNAMNQLPTEIFDSLPVALFRISTDGIVKFINLEGQKLLGITNSDLVMKPIELILDKNSKEIFYDFLNRLKFERQTQPCLIDVCTSKDSIKKLSLYGKYLIHEENIQLIAIESSTDTESNYSYKKEFEDISNVAQVGRWELDLITEKLNWSNKIYEIFELNPADFQPSYETFLAVIHPEDRIHVNQAYSKSLIDKQEYEIEHRLIMGDGRIKWVRETCYSIFDPFEQPIKSIGTCQEITKQKELEIHLQESEKNYSNLVENTASLVWSLDEYGHFNFLNPAWEKSLGYSKEEMVNRPFSDFQPSDISIRDQKAFRKFSLDGEIAKMGYETSFLAKNGDRKY is encoded by the coding sequence ATGAATCAAATTAAATATTTGGATAATGCAATGAATCAATTACCTACAGAAATCTTTGATTCGTTACCAGTCGCGTTATTTAGAATTTCCACAGATGGAATTGTCAAATTTATCAATTTAGAAGGCCAAAAATTACTAGGTATAACCAATTCAGATCTAGTGATGAAACCAATTGAATTAATTCTAGATAAAAACTCAAAAGAGATTTTTTATGATTTTTTAAATCGCTTAAAATTTGAACGACAAACTCAACCCTGTTTGATAGATGTATGCACAAGCAAAGATTCTATTAAAAAATTGTCACTGTATGGAAAATATTTGATTCATGAAGAAAACATTCAGCTTATCGCTATCGAATCTTCAACCGATACAGAATCAAATTATTCTTACAAAAAAGAATTTGAAGACATCTCTAATGTAGCCCAAGTGGGTCGATGGGAATTAGATCTTATCACCGAAAAATTAAATTGGTCTAATAAAATTTATGAAATTTTCGAATTGAATCCAGCAGATTTTCAACCTAGTTATGAGACGTTTTTAGCAGTCATACACCCTGAAGATCGTATACATGTAAATCAAGCATACTCGAAGTCCCTTATAGACAAACAAGAATATGAAATCGAACATCGACTTATCATGGGAGACGGACGCATAAAGTGGGTCAGAGAAACATGTTATTCGATTTTTGATCCATTCGAACAACCTATAAAATCCATCGGTACATGCCAAGAAATCACCAAACAAAAAGAGTTGGAAATTCATCTCCAAGAGAGTGAAAAAAATTATTCAAATCTGGTGGAAAATACAGCAAGCTTAGTCTGGAGCTTAGATGAGTACGGACATTTTAATTTTCTAAATCCAGCATGGGAAAAATCACTTGGATACTCAAAAGAGGAAATGGTGAATCGACCTTTTTCCGATTTTCAACCTAGCGATATTTCCATTCGTGATCAAAAAGCTTTCAGAAAGTTCAGCTTAGATGGTGAAATCGCGAAAATGGGATACGAAACATCGTTTCTCGCAAAAAATGGAGATAGAAAATATTAA